DNA sequence from the Bradyrhizobium sp. CIAT3101 genome:
GCTGGATCGCGCATGCGAGCGAGCAATTGCAGTTCGGCAAGCTGATCCGGCCGCGGGCAAGGTATGTGGGACCGGCGCCGGGGCGGAGGGCAGGGGGATAGGCCAGGCTGTCACCCTCCCCTGGAGGGGTCCGAGACGAGCGTAGCTCGCTCGTGGGTCGATCGCGCGCAGCGCGAGCGGGGTGGGGTGATCTCTCAACACGGGCAGATTTCGATGACGAGGGACCGTCACCCCACCCCGCTACACATTGCGCTTCGCTTCATGTGTAGCGACCCACGAGCGAGCTACGCTCGTCTCGGACCCCTCCAGGGGAGGGTAAGCACTACGCCCGCGGCTTGGCCGTTGCGACGACGCCGTTCTGCCGCCGGCGATAGATCCAGATTGTTATGCCCGCCACGATCGCGACTGCCACCACAGTCAAAATCCAGAGATGCTTGAACGGATGCCCCTCGTGCGGCACCCCGAAATATTGGTGGAAGGCCGACACCGCCAGCACGCCCGGCAGCACATGGGCCGGGGCCCAGACCAGGATCGCCGGAATGTTGACCGCATAGAACTTCGCGGGCGCCATGCCGAGCGCGCCGGCCGTTACGGGCACGAAGGCGCGGATCGGCGGCACGAAGCGCGCGAAGAACACGGCCCAGGTGCCGAAGCGGTGGAAGAAGGTCTCGCTCTCCTCGACCACGCGCGGATAGTTCGTCAGCGGCCAGGTGTTGAGGATTTCGCGCTGCCGCCGATGGCCGATCCAGTAGGCCGAGC
Encoded proteins:
- a CDS encoding DedA family protein, producing MTSFLDPLISFVSVHAWLAYLTLFLAALLEAVPVVGSVIPGSTIILALSALVPGGDLKLQWVLLAAAVGAVIGDGSAYWIGHRRQREILNTWPLTNYPRVVEESETFFHRFGTWAVFFARFVPPIRAFVPVTAGALGMAPAKFYAVNIPAILVWAPAHVLPGVLAVSAFHQYFGVPHEGHPFKHLWILTVVAVAIVAGITIWIYRRRQNGVVATAKPRA